The following coding sequences lie in one Lentilactobacillus sp. SPB1-3 genomic window:
- a CDS encoding DHA2 family efflux MFS transporter permease subunit, translating into MQSQNTDKMASRDILSIAAAAIMAFIGVLIETSMNVTFPTLTKQLGVNLSTIQWLTTGYLLMVSLVIVCSSYIKNRFKERNIFIAGTLFAIVGDLFCALAGNFPILLLGRLIQAVGTGIVLPLLFNIILERAPIAKRGVYMGLGGLTVSLAPALGPTFGGIVVYFLSWRDIFWIVLPLMVIGLIMGSAIEQITPLKKEQFDWLRLLLLTIIFVSLTLGFNTISEFGWINGQFAIALVIMIIALAAFIAVSRRSNRVLVNIDIFKNPVFNLALIAYVFIQFTNIGINFVLPNYSQIADNSTSLIAGLIMLPGSLIAGLLNPVWGQMYDSLGAKRPITIGNSLFFLAIVLFAVFSFHISTIMILIYYVIFAIGMTMSFNNTMTYALTIVGPEYETDANAIFNTLQQFAGSIGTAIASSFLASGSGTSAAMIMKSGTQHAFMFVGVLILINFVLYHFVFKMGAKQLKL; encoded by the coding sequence ATGCAATCACAAAATACAGATAAAATGGCATCTCGAGACATATTGTCAATTGCCGCTGCTGCTATTATGGCGTTTATTGGAGTGCTTATTGAAACTTCTATGAACGTCACCTTCCCCACTTTAACCAAGCAACTGGGAGTTAATTTAAGTACTATCCAGTGGTTAACTACTGGTTACCTATTAATGGTTTCCTTAGTTATCGTTTGTTCATCATATATTAAGAACCGATTTAAAGAACGTAACATATTTATTGCCGGAACATTATTTGCAATTGTTGGTGACCTCTTTTGTGCCCTTGCTGGTAATTTCCCCATCCTCTTATTAGGACGACTAATCCAAGCTGTCGGAACAGGAATCGTGTTACCACTTCTATTCAACATCATCTTGGAACGTGCTCCCATTGCTAAACGTGGTGTTTATATGGGTCTAGGAGGTTTAACAGTTTCTTTAGCTCCTGCTTTGGGACCAACCTTTGGTGGCATCGTAGTTTACTTCTTAAGTTGGCGTGATATTTTCTGGATTGTATTACCATTAATGGTAATTGGTTTAATCATGGGATCGGCCATTGAACAAATTACTCCATTGAAGAAGGAACAGTTCGATTGGCTAAGACTACTATTACTAACCATCATCTTTGTTAGTTTGACTCTAGGATTCAATACTATTAGTGAATTTGGGTGGATCAATGGTCAATTTGCCATTGCTTTAGTAATTATGATCATCGCCTTAGCGGCGTTTATTGCTGTTTCACGACGCAGCAATCGGGTTCTTGTAAATATTGACATTTTCAAAAATCCAGTCTTCAACTTAGCACTGATTGCATATGTGTTTATTCAGTTCACTAATATTGGGATCAACTTCGTGCTACCTAACTACAGTCAAATCGCTGATAACTCGACTTCTCTAATTGCCGGACTTATCATGTTGCCCGGTAGTTTGATTGCTGGATTACTCAACCCAGTTTGGGGCCAAATGTATGATTCACTTGGAGCGAAGCGACCAATCACAATTGGTAACTCACTATTCTTCTTAGCAATCGTCTTGTTTGCCGTATTTAGTTTCCATATTTCGACCATCATGATCTTGATTTACTACGTCATTTTTGCGATTGGTATGACAATGTCATTCAACAATACGATGACCTATGCCTTAACGATTGTGGGCCCAGAATACGAAACTGACGCCAACGCTATCTTTAATACTTTGCAACAATTCGCTGGTTCAATTGGAACCGCAATTGCGTCAAGTTTCTTAGCATCAGGCAGTGGTACTAGCGCCGCTATGATTATGAAGTCTGGTACGCAACATGCCTTTATGTTTGTCGGTGTACTGATCTTGATCAACTTTGTGTTGTATCACTTTGTCTTTAAAATGGGTGCCAAACAGTTAAAACTCTAA
- a CDS encoding chitosanase, producing the protein MKKILLAFACVLLVLTGCAAKQSLKKDSKTQPQTIQTGNLRKTTFALVSSAENSTLNYNKEYRYIEDIGDGRGYTGGIIGFTSGTGDMYEVVKKYVQLKPQHNILKPFLPALKAVNGTSSHKGLGNKYVTAWRKASKDSAMIKAQNDILDKQYMNPAIKYAKKDGLSPLGQYIYYDALVVHGPGKDSDHSSFQGILADTLKKCKTPAQGGNEAKYLKHFLKVRTKIMLSEAAHKDLSRLNVQRKFINEGKFDLQLPLSWTMYNQKYYLDGQQVKKLN; encoded by the coding sequence ATGAAGAAAATATTGTTAGCCTTCGCTTGTGTTTTATTGGTATTAACGGGTTGTGCTGCTAAACAAAGCTTGAAGAAAGATTCAAAGACCCAACCGCAAACGATTCAAACAGGAAATTTGCGAAAAACTACTTTTGCTTTGGTTTCGAGTGCCGAGAATTCGACTCTTAATTACAATAAAGAATATCGCTACATTGAAGATATTGGCGATGGCAGAGGCTATACCGGGGGAATTATTGGTTTCACCTCAGGAACCGGTGATATGTATGAAGTGGTTAAAAAGTATGTGCAATTAAAACCTCAACATAATATTTTGAAACCATTTTTGCCAGCCTTGAAGGCAGTTAATGGAACCTCTTCACATAAAGGATTAGGAAATAAATACGTCACAGCTTGGCGAAAAGCCAGCAAGGATTCGGCAATGATCAAGGCACAAAATGATATTTTGGATAAACAGTACATGAATCCAGCCATCAAGTATGCTAAAAAGGATGGCTTGAGTCCATTAGGACAGTATATCTACTATGATGCGTTAGTTGTCCATGGGCCAGGTAAAGATAGTGATCACAGCAGTTTTCAGGGAATTCTCGCTGATACTTTGAAGAAGTGCAAAACACCTGCACAGGGCGGTAATGAGGCTAAGTATCTCAAGCATTTCTTGAAAGTCAGAACTAAAATCATGCTGTCAGAGGCTGCTCATAAGGACCTATCCAGATTGAATGTCCAACGAAAATTCATCAATGAAGGTAAATTTGACTTGCAGTTACCATTAAGTTGGACAATGTACAATCAGAAGTATTATTTGGATGGTCAACAAGTAAAGAAATTGAATTAA
- a CDS encoding TMEM175 family protein produces MNKERLVAFTDAIIAIVVTLLVLELPRPDGPSINALLAEWRSLVIYIATFILIMVVWYNHHIIFTNAKTINRTTYWLNSLWLLLQSFIPFSASWLSAYPQSATPGIFYVAVTFLWAVSFQLLGRNIEKLNPDLIMPNRYAFPLLYISYVLEAVLFLFIPILGIILIPVMAGGIVIGSAIVERRRDHKN; encoded by the coding sequence ATGAACAAAGAACGACTGGTGGCGTTTACTGATGCCATTATTGCGATTGTGGTAACGTTATTAGTTTTGGAGTTGCCACGTCCAGATGGTCCTTCAATAAATGCGTTGCTTGCTGAATGGCGAAGCTTAGTAATTTATATTGCAACGTTTATTTTAATTATGGTGGTTTGGTACAATCATCATATTATTTTCACTAATGCCAAGACAATTAACCGGACGACTTATTGGCTGAATTCATTATGGCTATTATTACAATCTTTTATTCCATTTTCAGCCTCATGGTTGTCAGCTTATCCACAATCTGCAACACCAGGAATTTTCTATGTCGCAGTTACTTTCTTGTGGGCGGTATCATTTCAGTTGTTGGGCCGAAACATTGAAAAACTGAATCCGGATTTGATCATGCCTAATCGATATGCGTTCCCGTTGTTATATATTTCGTACGTCTTAGAAGCAGTTCTCTTTTTATTTATTCCAATTCTAGGAATTATTTTGATACCAGTCATGGCTGGTGGAATTGTTATTGGGTCGGCAATTGTTGAACGGAGACGAGACCATAAAAATTAG
- a CDS encoding metal-dependent hydrolase: MKIIYHGHACVEARLDDGTVLLVDPWITGNPQTDLTLDVKCDYILVTHGHHDHSGDMIDVSRRNQAPIIGMPELVHYAESQGAVKGHPMNLGGKWEFPFGEIKVMHAQHSSSLVIDGLPVYMGEACGFMLTIDGKSVYFAGDTSNFGDMSLFGKGFDVELAVLPIGGNFTMGPEEAASAAKRLNAKHVLPVHYNTFPTIKQDPEKFAGLLPDGVVEIAKAGDTVTV, from the coding sequence ATGAAAATTATTTATCATGGCCACGCCTGTGTGGAAGCACGTTTAGACGATGGGACTGTCTTGTTGGTTGATCCTTGGATCACTGGAAATCCACAGACCGACTTAACATTGGATGTGAAATGTGACTACATTTTGGTAACTCATGGGCACCATGATCACAGTGGTGACATGATTGACGTTAGTCGTCGGAATCAAGCACCAATTATCGGTATGCCGGAATTAGTGCACTACGCTGAAAGTCAGGGCGCTGTTAAAGGTCATCCTATGAATCTCGGTGGTAAGTGGGAATTTCCATTTGGCGAAATCAAAGTGATGCATGCTCAACACAGTTCTAGCTTGGTAATTGATGGGCTGCCTGTCTACATGGGAGAAGCTTGTGGCTTCATGTTAACCATTGATGGTAAGTCAGTTTACTTTGCTGGCGATACTTCAAACTTTGGCGACATGTCTCTGTTTGGTAAGGGATTCGACGTTGAATTAGCAGTCTTACCAATCGGAGGTAACTTTACCATGGGTCCAGAAGAGGCTGCTAGTGCTGCAAAGCGTCTAAATGCTAAACACGTCTTGCCAGTTCACTACAATACTTTCCCAACAATCAAACAAGATCCAGAAAAATTCGCGGGTCTATTGCCTGATGGTGTCGTTGAGATTGCTAAAGCTGGGGATACCGTCACGGTATAA